In the genome of Streptomyces collinus, one region contains:
- a CDS encoding glycoside hydrolase family 6 protein, producing MRRILPALVAALSALPLALAAAPAAHAADPTTMTNGFYVDPDSSAKRWVAANPGDGRASAVNAAIANTPTARWFGSWSGTIGTATGAYTGAADARDKLPVLVAYNIYNRDYCGGHSAGGASSPSAYRNWIAQFAGGIAGRPAVVVLEPDSLGDYGCMTQAQIDERESMLTGALAEFNRQAPNTWVYLDAGNPAWASAATMAQRLHEAGVRQARGFSLNVSNYLTTAENTAYGNAVNRELGARYGYTKPFVVDTSRNGNGSNGQWCNPSGRRIGTPTQLGGSAEMLLWIKVPGESDGNCGVGSGSSAGQFLPEVAYKMIYGY from the coding sequence ATGACCAACGGGTTCTACGTGGACCCCGACTCCAGCGCGAAGCGGTGGGTCGCCGCCAACCCCGGTGACGGCCGGGCGTCCGCGGTCAACGCCGCCATCGCCAACACCCCGACGGCCCGCTGGTTCGGCTCCTGGAGCGGCACCATCGGCACCGCCACCGGCGCGTACACGGGCGCCGCTGACGCCCGGGACAAACTGCCCGTCCTCGTCGCCTACAACATCTACAACCGCGACTACTGCGGCGGACACTCCGCGGGCGGAGCCTCCTCGCCGTCCGCCTACAGGAACTGGATCGCCCAGTTCGCGGGCGGGATAGCCGGCCGCCCGGCCGTCGTCGTCCTCGAACCGGACTCCCTGGGGGACTACGGCTGCATGACCCAGGCCCAGATCGACGAACGCGAGAGCATGCTGACCGGAGCGCTCGCCGAGTTCAACCGCCAGGCCCCCAACACCTGGGTCTACCTCGACGCCGGCAACCCGGCCTGGGCGAGCGCGGCGACCATGGCCCAGCGTCTTCACGAAGCGGGTGTCCGGCAAGCCCGCGGGTTCTCGCTCAACGTCTCCAACTACCTGACCACGGCCGAGAACACCGCGTACGGCAACGCCGTCAACAGGGAACTCGGCGCCCGGTACGGCTACACCAAGCCGTTCGTCGTGGACACCAGCCGCAACGGCAACGGCTCCAACGGCCAGTGGTGCAACCCTTCAGGCCGCCGTATCGGCACTCCCACCCAGCTGGGTGGGAGTGCCGAAATGCTCCTGTGGATCAAGGTGCCGGGAGAGTCCGACGGCAACTGCGGCGTGGGAAGCGGCTCCTCGGCGGGACAGTTCCTCCCGGAGGTCGCTTACAAGATGATCTACGGCTACTGA